One Cryptomeria japonica chromosome 9, Sugi_1.0, whole genome shotgun sequence genomic window carries:
- the LOC131050107 gene encoding probable CoA ligase CCL5, with amino-acid sequence MASSSKIKPTMDGKSGFCESTGIYHSKREAVILPSPHQPLDITTYIFSHRQHAEIAVIDAPSDTHLTYSKLRQNVKALAVSLKKLIRKRDVVLVISPNSIHLPYIYLTVLSIGGILTTANPLNTEAEIQNQVRDSKPSIIFTVSQLLGKLSSIRTPFILIDGTEVNNSWASSRGANLSALLQSGGTQLSSEWIDDGVSEREAEISQDDIATLLYSSGTTGKSKGVLLTHMNYIAIIAANRARYEMQGIYLCSIPMYYIYGLRFMVCSLAAGATLVIMPGFNMNEMLHNIEKYRVTLLPTVPSVLSALTKSSEACKYDLSSLKQIGLGGAPVGYNVMQDFSAKFPGIELRQGYGMTESTAAVVYTNSNEENFHYGSVGLLSGVVEAKVVDPVSAKPLPPNHRGELWLRGPTIMKGYFMNEEATLATLDMEGWLKTGDLCYIDEEGFLFVVDRLKDMIKYKAYQVAPAELEELLLTHPDILEAAVIPYPDQEAGQIPMAYVVKNPYRNLNEKDVMNFVAKQVAPYKKIRRVALVNSIPKNSSGKILRRDLIEKSKSLSRL; translated from the exons ATGGCCAGCAGCTCAAAGATTAAACCTACAATGGATGGCAAGAGTGGGTTCTGTGAATCAACGGGAATCTACCACAGCAAAAGAGAGGCCGTAATTCTCCCCTCTCCTCATCAGCCCTTAGACATCACCACCTACATCTTCTCTCACCGGCAACACGCAGAAATTGCTGTCATTGATGCTCCCTCCGACACTCATCTCACATATTCCAAGCTTCGCCAGAATGTGAAAGCCCTGGCCGTCAGTCTGAAGAAGCTGATTCGAAAGCGCGACGTGGTTCTTGTCATCTCGCCCAATTCAATACACCTTCCCTACATTTACCTCACCGTACTGTCAATTGGAGGGATTCTGACAACCGCCAATCCTCTCAATACCGAGGCCGAGATACAAAATCAGGTAAGAGATTCCAAACCCAGTATCATCTTTACAGTTTCCCAACTCCTCGGAAAATTAAGCTCAATCAGAACACCATTTATTCTTATTGATGGAACCGAGGTCAACAACTCCTGGGCATCATCCCGCGGCGCCAACCTTTCTGCTCTTTTGCAGTCAGGTGGCACGCAGTTAAGTAGTGAATGGATAGATGATGGAGTTAGTGAGCGAGAAGCTGAAATTTCACAGGATGACATAGCAACCCTTCTGTATTCATCGGGAACTACGGGCAAGAGCAAGGGGGTCCTTCTAACCCACATGAATTATATTGCCATCATTGCAGCCAACCGTGCAAGGTATGAAATGCAAGGTATCTACCTGTGCAGCATACCAATGTATTATATCTATGGCCTTCGTTTCATGGTGTGCTCGCTGGCAGCCGGGGCGACCCTCGTGATCATGCCGGGATTTAATATGAACGAAATGCTGCACAATATAGAGAAGTACAGGGTGACTCTGTTGCCCACTGTTCCCTCTGTTTTATCAGCTCTTACTAAATCTAGCGAGGCCTGTAAGTATGATTTGAGCTCGCTGAAGCAGATTGGCCTTGGCGGGGCGCCTGTGGGGTATAACGTCATGCAGGACTTCTCTGCTAAGTTCCCCGGAATTGAACTCAGACAG GGGTATGGAATGACTGAGAGTACAGCTGCAGTGGTGTACACCAACAGTAATGAGGAAAACTTCCATTATGGTAGTGTGGGATTGTTGAGTGGTGTTGTGGAGGCTAAAGTGGTAGATCCCGTTTCTGCAAAACCTCTGCCCCCAAATCATAGAGGAGAGCTTTGGCTGCGAGGACCCACAATCATGAAAG GATATTTTATGAATGAAGAGGCAACTTTGGCAACTTTAGATATGGAGGGATGGCTAAAAACAGGGGATCTCTGTTACATTGATGAGGAAGGCTTTCTCTTTGTTGTGGACAGGTTGAAGGATATGATAAAGTATAAAGCATATCAG GTTGCTCCGGCAGAATTAGAGGAGTTGCTTCTCACCCATCCGGATATTTTAGAAGCTGCTGTGATACC GTATCCTGATCAAGAAGCAGGCCAAATACCAATGGCATATGTTGTGAAGAATCCCTACAGGAATCTTAATGAGAAAGATGTAATGAATTTTGTTGCCAAACAG gttgcaCCCTACAAGAAGATACGCCGAGTGGCACTTGTGAATTCAATTCCAAAAAATTCATCTGGAAAAATCTTAAGAAGGGATCTGATTGAGAAGAGCAAGTCTCTCTCTAGATTGTGA